The proteins below are encoded in one region of Bremerella sp. P1:
- a CDS encoding TetR/AcrR family transcriptional regulator, with amino-acid sequence MVKAPTRERLIEAASSRFYRDGFRNVGIDQILSDVGISKTAFYKHFESKDDLLLAALDGKGDWLEGLCKQVVWERGGGTPEGQLRAIFDLVDMFLVQDDFHGCFFVRAAMEFPLPTEPVFQAAARNKHTFEEFVVVLAKNCQVKDPEELARKLCLIIEGAYITKHVTQNPHTIELAKELADLAIDDALRQVREEAEDSSADDASAGADL; translated from the coding sequence ATGGTCAAAGCACCTACGCGCGAGCGACTGATCGAAGCTGCCAGCAGCCGGTTCTATCGAGACGGGTTTCGGAACGTCGGTATCGACCAGATTCTCTCCGACGTCGGAATCAGTAAAACCGCATTCTATAAGCACTTCGAGTCAAAAGACGACCTGCTCTTAGCTGCCCTCGATGGCAAAGGAGATTGGCTCGAAGGACTCTGTAAGCAAGTCGTCTGGGAGCGAGGCGGAGGGACGCCCGAAGGGCAATTGCGGGCCATTTTCGACTTGGTTGATATGTTTCTGGTGCAGGACGATTTTCATGGATGTTTTTTCGTGCGGGCCGCGATGGAGTTCCCGTTGCCCACCGAGCCGGTCTTTCAGGCGGCTGCGCGAAATAAGCATACGTTCGAAGAGTTCGTCGTCGTGCTGGCAAAGAATTGCCAGGTGAAAGATCCCGAAGAACTTGCACGCAAGCTTTGCCTGATCATCGAAGGGGCCTACATCACCAAGCACGTCACGCAGAACCCGCACACCATCGAACTGGCCAAGGAATTGGCCGACCTGGCAATCGACGACGCGCTGCGTCAGGTGCGTGAAGAAGCAGAAGACTCATCGGCGGACGACGCCTCTGCAGGAGCCGATTTGTAG